The genomic region TTCATTTCATTAACTAAGACAACATTGTTGTGCAGTGCGAATGTGTTCGGTGTTTCGACAGAGTCTATGCAGCTTTCGTTCGATTGTAGAGGAAATAGTGTGCCAACAATCCTACTATTGATGCAAAGGCATTTATATGACAAAGGTGGCCTCCAGGTATGTGATCATATCTATCTTTACTCTGCTATTGCTATGAAAATTGCTTGGATTATCCAATTCTTTTTGTTTAGGCCGAAGGGATTTTCCGAATTAATGCCGAGAACAGTCAGGAGGAGTATGTTAGAGAACAACTAAATAGAGGAGTAATACCAGATGGAATAGATGTGCATTGCTTGGCAGGTCTTATAAaggtattttctttctctttaaaAGCGGCtgtatttatgtatgtatgtatgtatgtgtgtattgTATGCTGAGTTGCTGTCAAGAATTTCTTATGTTGAACTGATATGTTGTATATGGTTGATGTGTTTATAAATGCGTGCATTGCTTGGCTGGTCTTATAAaggtattttctttctctttaaaAGCAgctgtatgtatgtatgtatgtatgtatgtatgtatgcatgtatgtatgcatatatgtatgtacatatgtaTGTGTATGCGTGTGTGTATTGTATTCGGAGATGTCATCAAGAACTTGTCATGTTGGACTGTGATATATTGCCATATGGTTGATGTGTTTATAAATCTGCAGGCTTGGTTTAGGGAACTTCCTAGTGGTGTCTTGGACTCTCTTCCTCCAGAACTGGTAATAAAATCACAGTCCGAGGAAGAGTGTGCTCGGCTTGTAAGGCTTCTTCCTCCGACAGAAGCTGCTCTACTCGATTGGACAATAAATTTGATGGCCGATGTCGTGGAACTGGAACATCTAAACAAGATGAATGCACGTAATGTCGCCATGGTGTTTGCTCCAAACATGACACAAGTGAGTTAATATCTTTCAGTAGTTTTAAATGTCGGGTTTCATGTTCAATTATCGGATACTGATATTACTGCTGTTCATTGCAGTTGTCGGATCCTTTAACTGCATTGATGCATGCGGTCCAAGTGATGAATTTTCTCAAGACACTTATTATTAGGACTCTAAAAGCAAGACAAGATTCTATGGTAGACTCTACTTCCAATTTTCCGTTAGAGCCTTCCGATAAGAATGGACCGCAAAGCTCTTCACAACTATGCAACGATGTCAATAATGAGGTTAAAAACGAAGGTGAAGGAGAGAAATCATTTGTTCCAACTACAGAAAGAAACTCTCAAAGTTTAGCTTCGATAGAGAACATTAGTGCTGGAAATCGATCTCTAGTTGATAACCGCCCTTGCATTATGGTTTCCCGAGAAGGTAGTCTCCGGAGTTCATCTGAAAGCGTAAAGAAAGGATCGAAGAAGGCGAATGAACGGTCCATGGCGGATCTTGAATCAGGACTCGAAGAGAAGAGCAAGGGAACACGGATTGTCAACCTCGTAAATTCGAGAGCTGAGCTTTGCGAAGCTTGGAGGTGAATGGCCTAAATGCTAGGTCGTAGTCGGAGGGGGGGTCGGGGAATGCCGACCGATAAATGTCGGTAATGATGTGTTTTGGTTTCATTTACATTTGGAATTATTGTGTATTTGGGTTTCATGTGTCTTAAAATGCGACTTTGGGTGGAAAttcttttaaccattttcattaGAATCATTCTGACATTTGCTCTACTAATTT from Gossypium raimondii isolate GPD5lz chromosome 1, ASM2569854v1, whole genome shotgun sequence harbors:
- the LOC105786334 gene encoding rho GTPase-activating protein 5 — protein: MTEVLQSSSSHFSSSSSPTSTQHGLINTSMSITAQGSDQGEENRQVGERRGRDKGGEQQLPLVTILVTAFRKSVIGCSISGSKELCAMEIGLPTNVKHVAHVTFDRFHGFLGLPVEFEPEVPRKAPSASANVFGVSTESMQLSFDCRGNSVPTILLLMQRHLYDKGGLQAEGIFRINAENSQEEYVREQLNRGVIPDGIDVHCLAGLIKAWFRELPSGVLDSLPPELVIKSQSEEECARLVRLLPPTEAALLDWTINLMADVVELEHLNKMNARNVAMVFAPNMTQLSDPLTALMHAVQVMNFLKTLIIRTLKARQDSMVDSTSNFPLEPSDKNGPQSSSQLCNDVNNEVKNEGEGEKSFVPTTERNSQSLASIENISAGNRSLVDNRPCIMVSREGSLRSSSESVKKGSKKANERSMADLESGLEEKSKGTRIVNLVNSRAELCEAWR